The DNA region AGATGAAAAAAATTCATATCCGTTCAAGGTTCGATAGCATAGCCGCGCAGGTAAATTTATCCGGTTCCAAGAGTGAAAGCAATCGTGTGCTTATTATTTCTTCACTCTGTGATGAAGCTTTTTCCATTCGCGATATTTCAGTTTCTAAAGATACCACCACACTCATTGATATTCTTACTGCACTTCGTTCCAGTTCTGCGGAGCGTGAATTGGTTTTTGATGTGGGTGCTGCAGGAACGGTAATGCGTTTTGTAACGGCATTGTTAAGCATTACGCCGGGTCATTTTTTAATCACTGGAAGTGAACGCATGAAAAAACGTCCGATAGGAATTCTGGTGGATGCACTTCGCGATTTAGGAGCAGAGATTGAATACGTCAACGAAGCGGGATTTCCTCCATTGCGGATTCATGGTAAAAAACTGCAGGGAGGACACATATCCATGAACCCTACAGTTAGCAGTCAGTTTGTTTCTGCCGTTCTCATGATTGCACCTCACACACAACAGGGCGTTACAATTTCATTTAACGGCGTTCCCGTTTCTAAACCTTACCTCGATATGACCACCAGCATCATGAAGTATTTCGGTGCTCAGGTGCAATGGAATGAAAACCGCCTTGAGGTGGAGCAGGGAAAATATACCGGGAAAGATTTTGTAATTGAGGCCGACTGGAGTTCTGCTTCTTATTGGTACAGCATTGCTGCTTTATCCAAAAAATGCGATTTGTTTTTAGGTGGATTACAAGAGCATAGTTTGCAGGGAGATCAGGTTCTGACTGATTTGTTTTTATCACTCGGTGTAAAAACGAATTTTGAAGAACAGGGAATCCGCTTAACAAAACAAAATGATTTCCAACTTCCGGAATATTTTGAATTCGATTTTTCTTCTTGTCCGGATCTTGCTCAAACCCTTGCGTGTACTTGTGCCGCTCTTGGAATTGAAAGTAAACTTACGGGATTATCCACCCTGAATTTGAAGGAAAGTCGCCGCATAGATGCCTTGTCGGAAGAATTGAAAAATTTTGGCATCCGAACAACCGTATTGGGGAATTCCGGAATTGAAATTCACCGTGGAAATTTATTTCCTCCAAAAAATACAGTAAAAACCTATGCCGACCACCGAATGGCAATGGCTTTTGCTCCTTTGGCATTGGTTTGTAAAGAGCTGGTTATTGAAGATCCAATGGTAGTGGAGAAGTCGTACCCCGCTTTTTGGAATGATCTTGAACATGCCGGATTTGAAACTGAAGTTGAAATAGCTTAAATTTAATTTTCCTTTTATACAAGTTGCGTTATGAATTACCGGATTAAAATTTTCTTATCTCTTTTTGTAGTGGTTACACTGATTGTTTTTTCGGAACAATCTGCTTCCACGAAAATGAAAAGCGGTGAAATGAGTATTGGTTCTCCCGACGATGAATCGGGTTGGATGGCTTATGAATTCGATCGTCATGTTGACCCTCACACCGGTGAAATTCCATCCGGAATTCGTAAACGTGAATTATTATTTGCCGAAACTTTACCGCAAAATGTATCTCGCTCATTAAGCTGGAATCTGATTGGTCCACGTGATCTTGGTGGAAGAACACGCGCCGTAGCCTATGATGTGCGCAACGAAAATATCATTCTTGCCGGAGGTGTAACTTCCGGTATTTGGAGAAGTACGGATGGCGGACAATCCTTCACCCGCGTTTCTGATGTTTCCCAATTACATTCTGTAACTTCGATTGTTCAGGATAAACGTGCCGGTCACCAAGACACCTGGTACGCCGGTACTGGAGAATATTATGGCATTGTAAGCGGAACTAGTTTCACTTCACGCATGAGTGGCGATGGTGTATTTAAATCGACCGATAACGGATTAACCTGGACACATCTCACTTCTTCTTCTTCAGGAACTCCGCAAACCATTTATGCCAATGGCGATATGGATTTTGTGTGGCGAATGGTTACCGATCCCACTGCAAGCAGTGATGTGGTATTAGCTGCAGTTATCAATGGCGTTTTCAGAAGTGCAGATGGCGGACAAACCTGGGATCCTGTTCTGGGATTCGATTCAACCGTTAGTTATTTTTCTGATTATTGCGATATCATCGTTACACCATCAGGCGTGTTTTATGCCGCACTTTCCAGTGATGGTCCCGATAAAGGAATTTACCGCTCTACTGATGGTATCAACTGGACACTCTTAAACGCTCCTTTGCCGGGAACCTACAACCGGATTGCCATGGCTTATAATCCGCAAGATGAAAATGAAGTCATGTTCGTTTCCGAAACACCGGGTACAGGATTAAATGATCATTCATTGTTCAAGTACACCTACCTTTCCGGAAACGGAAGTGGTGCGGGCGGTCAATGGGAAAATCGCTCACTTAATTTACCCAATGGTTCCTGCACCGGATTTTTCGATTTCGATTTCGGTTATTTTCAAACGCAGGGTGGATACGATATGCATATTGCCTGGCATCCCACTAACGATAGCATTATTTTCTTAGGAGGAACCAGTTTATACCGCAGCACTACACAGTTTACCACTACAGATTACAGTTGGATTGGCGGTTACCAGTGTAATGCGAACCGTGCAAATTATGTTTATCCCAATCATCACCCGGATCAGCATGGTTTAATTTTCCTTTCTTCAGATCCCAATAAAGCCATTTCATTTTCCGATGGAGGAATTCATAAATCGGACGATATTCTTGCTGATTCTGTTTTTTGGACTTCCCTCAATAATGGATATGTCAGTTCGCAATTCTACACGGTTTCCATTGAGGAAGGAGATGCCTATAATGATTTTCTTGTAGCAGGTGCTCAGGATAACGGCGTTTGGTTTACCAATAGAAATCACATCGATTCACTTTGGAAATGGGTGTACCGTGGTGATGGATCCTATCTCGGTATTCCGAATGGAAGAGACTATTATATTTTTTCCATTCAGCAGGGAAAAATGGGTAAAATGTTAATGAACGACAATGGCGATACTGCATTGAGCACACGCATAGATCCAACAGGCGCGCCCTCGAATTATAATTTCATCAATGCCTTTACAATGGATCCGTTTAATCCGGATCGTTTGTACCTGGTAACCCGACTAAAAATCTGGAGAAACGATTCGCTATCTGCTATTCCTGTAGTTGGAGATATTTTTAATACGATATCACAGGGGTGGACTGAAATTACACAAAGTGCTATTTCACTTTCAGATGGATATATTACTGTTTCCGAAATCAGCAAGGCGGTTCCCGATCGTTTGTATTATGGTTGTTCTAAAAATGCGGTTTATCGTTTGGATAATGCAAGCTCCGCTTCGCCGGTGAAAACAGAAATTACAGGAGCAAATTTTCCTGCCAATTCATACGTGAGCAGCATTGGAGCAAATCCTTTTGATGCAGATGAGTTGATGGTGACCTTCTCCAATTATTCCATACCAAGTATTTTTCACACCAGTGATGGAGGAAGCAACTGGACCGATATCAGCGGAAACCTGGAACAAAATCCGGACGGATCAGGTGATGGTCCCGCCGTTTATTGGGCTACTATTTATCCGACCTTCCCTTCGCCAACTTATTACGTTGGTACCAGTGTAGGATTATATTCAACCACCCAATTAAACGGAGCTTCTACGGTTTGGCAAATGGAGGGACCAAGCACCATCGGAAAAGCGGTTGTCAATATGATGAAAACGCGTACCAGTGACGGGAAGTTTGTGGTGGCTACGCATGGTAACGGAATTTATTCTGCACAATTGGAACCCGTATTCACATCTGCACCTGATATTTCTTTAAATGAGTTTGGATTTGCATCTTATCCGAATCCATTTTCTGAAGTAACATCCTTAGATCTTAATCTTCCTCAAGCCGGTAAATTGGTGGTGGAAGTGTATGATTTAAGCGGACGGAAAGTGAAGACCTTGTACAATGGCGAGAGTCCTTCCGGTCCAAAACGTCTGTTGTGGTACCGGAATACGGAAAGTGGATCTGCTGTAGGAAGTGGAACCTATCTGATTCGTTGTGTTTCGGGCGAGCGAAGCATTATGAAAAAGGTGGTGGTGTATTAAGCTGATTTACATCATACGCTTTTCTTTTTTGTTGCATTGCTTTCTTATGCCGTATATTTGCGGAAGATTTTGAATATGAGACTTTCTTACATTACACGCAGAGAAAATTTTAATGCCGCACATAAATTGTGGCATGATGAATGGAGCGAGGAAAAAAACATTGAGGTTTTTGGTAAATGCGCTAATAAAAACTGGCATGGTCACAATTACAGCTTATTTGTAACCGTAAAAGGAATTCCCGATCCCGTAACCGGATTTATTGTCGACTTAAAAGCATTAAGTGTCTTAATCCGCGAAGAAGTAATAGAGCACCTGGATCACCGGAATTTGAATCTTGATGTTCCATTTTTACAAGGAATAAAACCCTCTACCGAGAATCTGGCCATTGTAATTTGGGATATTTTAAAAGAACCCATTCAACGTTTGGGTGGAACATTGCACGGAATTAAACTGGTAGAAACCGAAAACAACTCCGCTGAATATTACGGCGAATAAAAAAAGGATGACTGATAAATCTGACATAATTTCCGAAAATTCGATGGACGGATATGAAAAGATTGAGCAATACAATACTGCCTCAATCGGGATCATATCCGACGCATTTTCCAAAATTATCCCTGCATTAGGCGAGGATGTCCAGCGCGAAGGCCTTCAAAAAACCCCTGAGCGAGTGGCTAAGGCCTTACAGTTTTTAACCCATGGTTATGATCTGAATCCCAGGGAAATCCTTCAATCCGCCATGTTTGCGGAAGATTACCGTCAAATGGTAATTGTGAAGGACATTGAAATGTATTCCATGTGTGAGCATCACATGTTGCCCTTTTTCGGCAAAGCGCATGTGGCTTATATTCCCAACGGACATATTGTCGGACTTTCCAAAATTCCGCGCGTTGTAGATGCCTTTGCACGGCGTTTGCAGGTACAAGAGAGACTGACCACAGAAATCCGCGATTGTATTCAGGAAACATTAAATCCTTTAGGCGTTGCGGTGGTTATTGAGGCCAGTCACATGTGTATGCAGATGCGGGGAATTCAAAAGCAAAATTCGGTAACCACCACCAGTGCTTTTACCGGTGAGTTTTTGAAGGACACCACACGAAAGGAGTTTATTTCCTTAATTGGTTCGCATTTAAGTTGAAAAAAATATAACTTGAAACCACAAATAACGTTTAACAACCAAAAACTAAAATAACATGAGCAACGATTTGTTCAATTCATTCAATTCTGGCAGTAGTTCAACCGAGTACAATAAATCTACCGGTTTTACAGGTGCCATTCCCAAAACCTTTGTGGCTAACGTGTTTTCTTACATGCTGGCTGCTCTTGCCATTACCGGTGTTGTTGCCTATGCAGTAGGGAGCAATGAAAGTCTTTTTGCAAGCTTGTTTTTAACGGAAACCGGAGTTTCTCCTTTATTCTGGATTGTTAGCTTATTACCAATTGGATTGGTGATGCTGATGAGCTTTGCATTTAACCGCCTTTCTGCACCTGTGATGCTGGGTGTTTACATTTTGTATTCGGCATTAATGGGCTTGTCATTAAGTTCAATTTTCCTGATTTACACCGGAGGTTCAATTGCCATGGTGTTCTTTATTACTGCAGGTACATTTGGTGCTATGGCTGCTTTAGGTTATACTACAAATATGGACCTCACTAAAATGGGATCTATTTTAACCATGGCATTAATCGGAATTGTAATTGCCAGTCTTGTAAATCTTTTCATGAGAAGTGAAGGATTGGATTACCTGATCAGCATTTTGGGAGTGCTTGTATTTACAGGACTCACTGCATACGATATGCAAAAAATCAAGCAAATGGGCGAGCAGGTAGGTACTGGTCACGAATTAGCCAGCAAAATGGCGATTATGGCCGGATTAACGCTTTATCTTGATTTCATCAACTTGTTTTTGTTCTTGCTTCGTTTATTAGGAAGCCGCAACGAATAATTCATTTTTTAATACAGAGACCCCGGTTTAATCCGGGGTTTTTTGTTTTAGGAATTTCCTCTTATTTTCGTCGCTCATCAATAATCATCACATGAAAAAAGCATATGTTTTTCCCGGACAGGGATCTCAGTTTGTTGGAATGGGAAAAGATCTTTACGATAATTCTCCATTGGCAAAAGATATGTTTGAAAAAGCGAATTCCATTTTAGGATTCCGCATTACAGACATCATGTTTTCCGGTACAGATGAAGAGTTAAAGCAAACCAAAGTTACTCAACCCGCCATTTTTCTTCACTCGGTGATTTTGGCTGCCACATTAGGTGATTCATTTCAACCCGACATGGTAGCAGGACATTCACTCGGTGAATTTTCGGCTTTGGTTGCCAATAAAACCCTTGCTTTCGAAGATGCACTTGTGTTGGTTTCTAAACGTGCTATGGCCATGCAAAAAGCATGTGAAGCTGTTCCCTCTACCATGGCAGCAGTGCTTGGTTTAGAAGATTCGAAAGTGGAAGAAATTTGCGCAGCTACCGAAGGGGTTGTGGTTGCGGCGAATTATAATTGTCCCGGACAATTAGTTATTTCCGGTTCAGTGGAAGCTGTTAACCGTGCTTGTGAAGCTTTAAAAGCAGCAGGAGCAAAACGCGCCTTAGTGTTACCGGTTGGTGGAGCATTTCACTCGCCATTAATGGAACCTGCTCGTATTGAATTGGAAGCTGCCATTAATTCCACGCATTTTAATACACCTGTTTGTCCCGTATATCAAAACGTAACTGCTTCGGCTGTAAATAATGCAGAAGAGATTAAAAAGAACCTCGTTGCGCAATTAACTGCACCTGTGGCATGGACGCAATCCGTAAAGCAAATGGTGGCAGATGGAGCAACGCAGTTTGTGGAAGTTGGACCAGGAAAAGTGTTACAAGGTTTAGTTAAGAAAATTGCACCTGAAGCTGAAGCGGCAAGTGCATAAATGAAAATATCCATAAATGAAAAATCCCCTTGAGAAAGGGGATTTTTTTTTAGATTTTTATTTGCCAAAGCATCGGGACATTTAACTCTGCAGGAGGTGAAGATTTTTGATCATTCACTTCCGGAGAAATGTACCATATTTTTTTTCCGTTCTCTTCGGTCATGTAAACCTTACGTGTGCCATTCCCTTGTTGTATTTCTTTAAGAATAGGCATTAATTCGGCAGGCGTTGCGTTTTTCTGGCAGCTTCTAACTTCGAATTTGGTAAAGCTTAACTGAGAAATATTCTTTTTTTCTACCACTACCTGAGTTTCAACTTTAGGTGCGGGAGTACTTTCTTCAATAACTTCAATGATAACCCAATCCTTTCCGTTCAGACTAAGCTTATTCGTATTTACGGTCTTAGATTCGTTCGGGTCATTCGATTTTTCAGTATTCCCGTCGTTATTCCCAGGCGCAGTA from Flavobacteriales bacterium includes:
- a CDS encoding Bax inhibitor-1/YccA family protein is translated as MSNDLFNSFNSGSSSTEYNKSTGFTGAIPKTFVANVFSYMLAALAITGVVAYAVGSNESLFASLFLTETGVSPLFWIVSLLPIGLVMLMSFAFNRLSAPVMLGVYILYSALMGLSLSSIFLIYTGGSIAMVFFITAGTFGAMAALGYTTNMDLTKMGSILTMALIGIVIASLVNLFMRSEGLDYLISILGVLVFTGLTAYDMQKIKQMGEQVGTGHELASKMAIMAGLTLYLDFINLFLFLLRLLGSRNE
- a CDS encoding T9SS type A sorting domain-containing protein, which produces MNYRIKIFLSLFVVVTLIVFSEQSASTKMKSGEMSIGSPDDESGWMAYEFDRHVDPHTGEIPSGIRKRELLFAETLPQNVSRSLSWNLIGPRDLGGRTRAVAYDVRNENIILAGGVTSGIWRSTDGGQSFTRVSDVSQLHSVTSIVQDKRAGHQDTWYAGTGEYYGIVSGTSFTSRMSGDGVFKSTDNGLTWTHLTSSSSGTPQTIYANGDMDFVWRMVTDPTASSDVVLAAVINGVFRSADGGQTWDPVLGFDSTVSYFSDYCDIIVTPSGVFYAALSSDGPDKGIYRSTDGINWTLLNAPLPGTYNRIAMAYNPQDENEVMFVSETPGTGLNDHSLFKYTYLSGNGSGAGGQWENRSLNLPNGSCTGFFDFDFGYFQTQGGYDMHIAWHPTNDSIIFLGGTSLYRSTTQFTTTDYSWIGGYQCNANRANYVYPNHHPDQHGLIFLSSDPNKAISFSDGGIHKSDDILADSVFWTSLNNGYVSSQFYTVSIEEGDAYNDFLVAGAQDNGVWFTNRNHIDSLWKWVYRGDGSYLGIPNGRDYYIFSIQQGKMGKMLMNDNGDTALSTRIDPTGAPSNYNFINAFTMDPFNPDRLYLVTRLKIWRNDSLSAIPVVGDIFNTISQGWTEITQSAISLSDGYITVSEISKAVPDRLYYGCSKNAVYRLDNASSASPVKTEITGANFPANSYVSSIGANPFDADELMVTFSNYSIPSIFHTSDGGSNWTDISGNLEQNPDGSGDGPAVYWATIYPTFPSPTYYVGTSVGLYSTTQLNGASTVWQMEGPSTIGKAVVNMMKTRTSDGKFVVATHGNGIYSAQLEPVFTSAPDISLNEFGFASYPNPFSEVTSLDLNLPQAGKLVVEVYDLSGRKVKTLYNGESPSGPKRLLWYRNTESGSAVGSGTYLIRCVSGERSIMKKVVVY
- a CDS encoding 6-carboxytetrahydropterin synthase is translated as MRLSYITRRENFNAAHKLWHDEWSEEKNIEVFGKCANKNWHGHNYSLFVTVKGIPDPVTGFIVDLKALSVLIREEVIEHLDHRNLNLDVPFLQGIKPSTENLAIVIWDILKEPIQRLGGTLHGIKLVETENNSAEYYGE
- the folE gene encoding GTP cyclohydrolase I FolE; this encodes MDGYEKIEQYNTASIGIISDAFSKIIPALGEDVQREGLQKTPERVAKALQFLTHGYDLNPREILQSAMFAEDYRQMVIVKDIEMYSMCEHHMLPFFGKAHVAYIPNGHIVGLSKIPRVVDAFARRLQVQERLTTEIRDCIQETLNPLGVAVVIEASHMCMQMRGIQKQNSVTTTSAFTGEFLKDTTRKEFISLIGSHLS
- the fabD gene encoding ACP S-malonyltransferase translates to MKKAYVFPGQGSQFVGMGKDLYDNSPLAKDMFEKANSILGFRITDIMFSGTDEELKQTKVTQPAIFLHSVILAATLGDSFQPDMVAGHSLGEFSALVANKTLAFEDALVLVSKRAMAMQKACEAVPSTMAAVLGLEDSKVEEICAATEGVVVAANYNCPGQLVISGSVEAVNRACEALKAAGAKRALVLPVGGAFHSPLMEPARIELEAAINSTHFNTPVCPVYQNVTASAVNNAEEIKKNLVAQLTAPVAWTQSVKQMVADGATQFVEVGPGKVLQGLVKKIAPEAEAASA
- the aroA gene encoding 3-phosphoshikimate 1-carboxyvinyltransferase — encoded protein: MKKIHIRSRFDSIAAQVNLSGSKSESNRVLIISSLCDEAFSIRDISVSKDTTTLIDILTALRSSSAERELVFDVGAAGTVMRFVTALLSITPGHFLITGSERMKKRPIGILVDALRDLGAEIEYVNEAGFPPLRIHGKKLQGGHISMNPTVSSQFVSAVLMIAPHTQQGVTISFNGVPVSKPYLDMTTSIMKYFGAQVQWNENRLEVEQGKYTGKDFVIEADWSSASYWYSIAALSKKCDLFLGGLQEHSLQGDQVLTDLFLSLGVKTNFEEQGIRLTKQNDFQLPEYFEFDFSSCPDLAQTLACTCAALGIESKLTGLSTLNLKESRRIDALSEELKNFGIRTTVLGNSGIEIHRGNLFPPKNTVKTYADHRMAMAFAPLALVCKELVIEDPMVVEKSYPAFWNDLEHAGFETEVEIA